AAGCACAACACTCAAAAGACAGTCAATATTTAGGCAGGGCATGGTGTATGCTGGTTCATTTAATAAGCCATGTCATGTTATGCTTACTTTCACATTGAAGCAAAACTTATTATGGGAATAGATGGAGAATACATAAAGAATCCAATTTGAGAGCGGATTGAGTTGAAAGCTCACCGAGAGTTGTTACAGCCTTATCAACAAAGCAGACTGTATCTATATTTTGCTTACATATCCTTGAGTCTGTGGactcaaatgtgtgtgtctgcttatCTGACATTTTTTGGTACTTTCGTCTCTGATTCTAGGGGAAGGAAAAACACCATCTTCTTTACAGCCAATCACAACGGATCCTGCAGTAAGTAGCCTTTAGGCAAAATCTGAAATGCAACTTTTGTGCGCATGTACTGAGCAGAAGcacatgaaacattttcaacattctcaggacagtttttaaaaataagcgtctagatgtttttattgaaaccTTGTGTTTAACATTGATGAACTGGATTAGGATTGGATTATGAATAAAAATTGCTTTCAAGATTTTCATAATCCTcttaaatactgtatgtaactATTAGATACACTTAGCTACTAAATATGCATAATTTGGTTGCACTTTCATCTCTAaattgtcttgtgtttttgattAGGTGATCGGGGAATGCTGGAACTGAAGAGGACAACGGACTACGGTAAAAACATCAAGACTGTCGCCAGTAAGATCTACTCCTTCGGCCAGGGTGGACGCTTCCTGTTTGCCTCTGTTATGACAGGCAAGGTCAGTCTACAGTTGGTCAAAATCACCCgaaaatacagaaacatgatCAGGCATCCAGAGGgcaaaatattgtttgtgtttagaCATTTATGTTTGTAAGAAAAAGCTTCAGTCTACTCAATatcaaatgtttgcttttcctCTAGATCGTTTTTATAACGGGGCATTTGAAATCAAGCGttaggaaaatatttttgtcatattggTATATTTGGAATAGGCATTCTTCCTGTCTTGATGCTGGTTTAAAAGAGAAGTCATTTGGTTAAATCACCCATGAGTAAATATTAGGTATTTTAAAGGAGAATCAGTGTGCTCCTTTAATTATCACAACAGATAGGGAAATGTTCatagaaaacaacaactgacCACATTAACTTCTATGGTCTGAGTCAGATGAATAGTTTGCTAAACTTGCTCTCCATGGCGAGCTCATGTGGATATTGTTACACTCAAAATACACAGCTCTCATGACTCGTATTGTGTGCTTATTTTCTGCATGACCCTGATTCCTTATAGCATGAGGTAATTACTCTCCAAACTGCTAATTTTCTCATTATTtctactttcttttttgtcctgctccctgttttttttctttcctgccaCTTTCTCTGCAGGGCACTCTGAGGATGATCCATGTGTCAGTGGACCAGGGTGAGACCTGGAACATGGCACAGCTGCCCCCTGTTGGCCACGAGCAGTTCTACTCCATCCTGGCAGCAAACGATGAAATGGTCTTCATGCATGTGGACGAGCCAGGAGGTCAGTCCACAGAAATCCcatctgtttaaaaatatatttaagagcAGGCGACAGTGTATTTGCCTGTTTTGAgagtgtaatgtaaaaaaagttaatcatATGTACTTAAGGACTTGCACCATATTAACTCCAATATTTCCTTATTTTAAATGACTAGCTGACACACCCTGCATTTGACTTTTCTCTGCAGTATGTgtgaaataattagtttttcttttctacattcACAGATACAGGATTTGGGACCATTTATGTATCAGACGACCGGGGCACTGTGTACTCCAAGTCATTGGAGCGCCACCTTTACACCACCACGGGGGGCGATACCGACTTCACTAACGTCACCTCCCTGCGAGGAGTTTTCATCACCAGTGTCCTAGCAGAAGGTAGCTCTATTCATGCACCTTTGCTTTGATAAAGGAAAAGCAACATATGCCTGTACTCAAATTCCCCTcagaaaaacatacacatatgaCTTCTCCATTACATGCCAGAGGGAGGGCgttaagtaaatatttaattagATGTTCAGTGTTAGATGTGCTGTCTGTCTGACGCGGCTGGCTGACAGAAATACCACGTCCCCAGTTAACTTATGACTCCATCATGCCTGGTGCTCACTGTTTTTTCTGGTGAACAatctcctctgtttttctcctttataaatacaattttactgtcgcacacacaacaacaaaactacttaaagTAGGATTTGTTGTTGGCAGTGGCTGTATGATAGGAGAGGTTTAAAGAAGCAAAATTTAATCTGGATAACTTTTAAATTTATGAGCAAAATCCGGTCAAACCATCTCAAATCTGGAACGTGGACAGATGTGAACGCCCGGTTCTGGTTTTTAACTCGTTTTCTTGCATCCACTCCTCTACACGACCAGTCAGTAGTAACATGATTATTGCAAGGGTCTACTCTTGcttatttgtaattttggggCCTGTATGCTGGATTATAGTATCTAGCAGTGAAGTGGCAGGTTGCAACCAGTTGAAATGTATCCCGTGTGCCCCTAAAAGGGGTCTCCAACTAGTCGCTTGCGAGTTACCAGTTGTTCACTACCTGTTTCTGgaatatgtacatatacatgtGAATTTCCAGCTGGTAGCACTAGAGTAACAGACCAGAGAAGGTAAAAGAGctgaaaacaaagcttaaaatgcTGTTTACCAAACTGACTAAGTCAAAGTACCAACACATGCTTCATGTAGGGGGGAACATCCTAACGATTCATGTCTACTGCGGtggctgacattttttaaaggacCATAAAAGTAAGACAGAATTTATCTGACTGAATTTTTTcagattcttttctttttttactcctaTTGCCGTTGACAACGCGTTGCTATAAGTGCAAAATAGAGGCTTATCCTTATTCACATAAATGGCCAAACTTaccatttaatataatattccatttcCTCCAATAGATCCTCCTAGGTGCTACACATTAGCCCTATTTGCACACTTTGTTTTTGGATAAGGGTACCAGCTAAATTCTTAATATGATGTCCTTGTCTTCTTGTTCCAGATAACTCTGTGCAGTCTGTGGTGTCCTTTGATCAGGGAGGAGAATGGGTTCCCCTGCGGAAACCTGCCAACACCAAGTGTGATGCTACAGCCAAAGACCCAGACAAGgtaaagagagggaaaaataaattagataGAAAGTCGATCAGTTTTGATTGAAACTGTGTGCTTCGatgaattatttatatttcatgtaatTTTTTCGACTTTCACAGCGTTTGTACTATAAACAGTCAGCTTCAAATGCTTCTTGTGTTTGCGTCTACAGTGCAGTCTCCACATCCACGCCGCCTACAGCACTGCTATGAGGCTGAACATCCCCATGCTGCCTCTGAGTGAACCAAACGCTGTGGGTCTCATCTTAGCTCATGGTAATTCTTCAGGTTTTTTTAGATGAAGTCGAGGTTATTTACTAGGATAAACTAGAGATTTTTGCCATATCACCATTTCTGTGTATCTCATCAGGGAGTGTTGGTGATTCGATCTCAGTGATGAAGCCTGATGTTTATGTGTCTGATGATGGGGGGTACACCTGGATTAAGGCCCTGGTTGGGCCCCATCACTATGCTATTCTGGACTCTGGTGGGCTGCTGGTTGCCGTGGAGCAAAGCCCCACTCAACCTATCAACACGATCAAGTGAGTTACAGTTCTTTATGTGAGTTACATATATTctggttttaatttaaattgcaaGCTATACAACTTCCCAGTCATATGTTATCGCTTTTCTTTTAACGTTTATTTGGGTCATGCTAATGTCTGCACATTCTTTGATGTCCGGACAGATTTTCTACTGATGAAGGACAGTGCTGGCGTGTTTACAACTTCACCAAAGACCCCATCTACTTTACTGGACTGGCATCAGAGCCGGGAGCTCGCTCCATGAATGTCAGTGTCTGGGGTTACAGAGACTCCCTCCTCAGCCAGTACTGGATCTCCACCACTATTGACTTCAGGGAGCTTCTCACCAGAGACTGTGAGTGACATGAGAATATGTTTGATACAGTAAACTGACTTTAGGACACTTTGTCAGTTGtcagttgtttgttttgaggTTATATGTAAACAGAGTCCAAAATGTTGATGAATATAGGTGGCGACACCGATTATGTGCAGTGGTTGGCCCACTCAGATGACATCAGTGACCCCAAGGATGGTTGCATGCTGGGCTACAAGGAGAAGTTCCTGCGTCTCAGGAAGGACTCTGTTTGCTGGAACGGACGAGACTACCAGGTCAACACCGAGCCAACCCTGTGTCAGTGCACCCTGGATGACTTCCTGTGGTAAGACTTGAGCTGTGTCCAAAATCCACACTACATACCAATTCTGTACAGTTTATTCCACATACCAATTggtatagtatattatttttgCAGTTAGTTTACCAAGGAAATCAACATACTTAATAATAACAGGAAGTAATGCAATCAGTAGCGCAATGCCAGATGTCCATCACACTGCGGTTTTGAAATGTTGCTGCCAGTTAAACTTCAAAAATAGGAAGAAAATGTCATTcttaatttaattattctttgAAACTGTTTGACCACCCTacacaatttattattatttttctgtcatgaGCAGCTCCTCCATTGCCTCTTTACATTGTATTGATCCATTTAGCATGCATTCTGTCTAGTATGCGTCACTCTTAACTTAACATCCTGTTATGCTGAGATAGAAGTGTTGCTAACGGGCTGTGTAAGATAACTTCCTTCTCTGACACTGACAGAATACAGAATCAATGTAATTTGAAACATCAAATACAGTAACTTGAGGAATAGTTCACATTAAACATGCCTAACtggtatttaatgttttgattaGCAGTGTAAAAGTATCCTGGAGTAAAAATCTAGTGTGGCTCAGGATATTAATTCCCTCTGCTCACCATCCTGCCATCTTCCCACTCTCTGCAGTGACTTTGGATATTACCGTCAGGAGAACAGCTCGGAGTGTGTAGAGCAGCCAGACCTGAAAGGCAAAGTGCTGGAGTTCTGTCTGCAAGGCAAAGAGGAGCTACTGCAGACCAGTGGGTCAGTAAATGTGTTGACTCTCTTTAATCATCAATGCCACATGATTTGCTTCAACTTGTCTGTTATTGTCTAATCTGCTCaataattgtctttatttattgtgtagtgtATTGCTAGGAGTGTTATCAAAGCAGTGGTATCAATAAAAGGTTCCCTCGGCATTAATATGGCATTGAAGACTTTTGATATCtatattttcaatataaaaataatattaatatcaaaacAGCAACTGTGTGAATCTTATATTGTACAAGCCAGCACCACTGCCATATTTCACAGTGACAGAGTATTGCTCTCAGTGATGAGGAACTAATTGTCATGCAGAGATTCGTTAGAGGAAGCAGATGACGGTGAGAGTTGTGAGTCTCATGTTTTCAGAGAGGAAGAATGAATGCTGACTGTAAAAGGACGTTTTGGGAAAATGTGTCTACTTCACTGCACAAAGACTGACtaatagaaaatgaataattgttACACAGGAGGATATGATAATCCAGTTAAACCAGTATGTGCAGTAGGTAGGGTAGGCTGTTGCATGAATACAGATTAATTGAAATGTGTATAATTGTGATAATagaataaattaacaataaatgtaataaaaatgaactCTTTTAGActgattttttatttgaaagagCCAAAACTCTAAAAATCAATCAGTTTCGGTTGCAAACCTCCAACTTACTATCATCCACTCTTGATATGTCTTTGGTCCACAGCTATAGAAAAATCCCTGGAGATAAATGTGAGGGAGGAAAGATGCCCGAGCGTAAAGAGATCGACCTCAGCAAGAGGTGTGTGAGCGACCTGGTGGCCCCTGAACTCCTGGTCAGTACCGCTGCCTACTTCTGGAAAATCTCATGAATATAGATTAATTCATGTTGTATGTTTGCTTACAGTATGTTCCTGCACTACCACTTTTACCCACTGTTGTTGTCTGCtgttattgttacttttacagATAGACACTCGCTCCTCCAAGTCTGTAGCCATTGTGGTaacagtcatcatcatcatgctgCTGAGCATTGCAGCAGGAGTCGTCTTCGTCAAGAAATATGTCTGTGGTGGCAGGTCAGTGTATCTTTCCACACATATGTATAGTTCTGTCCAGGATGGCAAGGTGTATCTTTGTAATTTAGTCAgcacttttcttttactgtcctccattgtgtgttttacagaTTATTTGAAGTGACCTGATAATAACTTGGATGTGCCCTACAGGTTCCTGGTTCACAGGTACTCGGTGCTGCAGCAGCATGTCGAGGACAATGCTGTTGATGGGATGGATGACCCGCTGGAGACAAACCACACTCAAAATGGCAAGATAGAGTTTCACGACGACTCAGATGAGGTAAAGTGGATACTGTTTCCTCCATCATACATGGGCTGAGATAGAAACATGGGtaccatgttttttgttttttttccccctaagaCTGGGCCATTGTTTTGCAGTAGAAGAGGGCTATGTCTGTGTCTTTAAGGCTTACCTCTTGCTTGATGTCATGTAAAAATGCTGAgaatttaagtatttaaaaatagaaaacaaccaAACCAGACCAAAAATAATCTGCAACACAACTTAATGCTGAAGATAAATAACTTTGATCAATGTTGTCAAGAACAGCAGAGAATAATTGTTACTGTTAAATCAACCCTAACGGTTGTTTTGCTTGAGTTGATGTAGGAAGAAAACCGTTGCATGTCATGAGCCTCGTTTTCCATCTATTAAACATTAAGGGACCCTGGTGATGAAGCCACGATGTCCCACTGTGCACTCCTCCTGTACAGACCCACCACCGGCTGTGCCAGCTGAACTTGTCTTATATAAGTAGTGATGGTGTAGAAGGAAACTGAGCAGCATAATAGTCGGCAATGATGAGGGGATAATAGACGATGTTCGTTCTTGTAACTTGTCTTACTCACTAACCTTTCATTGCCCTCTGGTGAACAAACCCTGTAATGACACCGTTTCTAAATTACCTCAAACTTTTGCATTTCTGAATTGCAATTTTTATTGGCAGCTGATATAAACGCTGATACAAAAATATTAGCCGATACATCGTCCGGGATAATCGGTCAGAATCAAGACTGTTTTGCAGCTTTgcactctttttttgtcttcatacTGCTTGTCACATAATTTTCTTAGGGGTGAAGCCATGCTTTGATAcgtttacattttacattattttttacattattgctACAAAGCCACTACATCCTCATTAAGTCACCTACAACCAGGCTACCTGAGTAATAACCGAGTTATGTGCATGTGTAAATTTACCCTTAATGATTTCTTGTTTGCTCACCTGTGTTGGTTCTGGCTTCAATGCTATTTTCTTGTCTTCACACAGGACCTGCTGGAATAGCAGGCACAACCTGTCATGCAACCGAGCAACAGGTTTCCAGTTCACCCCGTGGCCGGGCCACTGCTTCAGTCACTTTTTTGTCTCCAGCTACTTCTTCCTTTCACCTTCTAGTATGACCTTTGGCCTCAGCTACTGGACGAGAAGTCTGCGTCACTCTGCTGTCATCTATGAAGTATAATGAATGTACGGAGGCTTCCTGGGACTAATGCcacagtggaggaggaaggaggggttGTAGTGTTGTGCTTCAGTTATTGATTCTGTTTGAGTCTCcgagttatttattttaaggaacAAAGAATTTGTGCAGTAATTTGAACTGCTGTCAGAGACAGAGTAATGGGTTTTGAAGCAAAGCTAGTTGTATAAATCCGCCACCATTGCATTACGGGTCCTGCCTCTCCCATCACCTGGGAGCGCTCCTGGAAATACTTCTCACTTCTGTCGGAGATCTGTGTCCTTTCTCTCATGCACTTGTACATATTACTGTTATTCTTTGCCATTTTTGACATGGTATGAAATTGgtaggtgtaaaaaaaaaaaaaaaaaaggttgctgTTGGTTTTTAACTCTCCCAAAACCATTTGAGTCTTAATCCCTACTTTTAACAAAGTAGTTGTCTGTCATGAAGTATATCCCGTACGGCCCAGAGTATGTAAATGTGAGGTTTTACGCTTCCTCGTCTATGGGCACTGATTTGTAAAATTCCCTGTTGTAGTCTGTATTTGGAATACAAGCCAACGTATTTTTACTCCATGGCATTTAGGACCATGGTTGAAGTAATAAGACATACGTGGAAATGTCCCTTTGCATTAGGTTTGATAGCAATAACAATGTTTAGATTCAGTAAATTGTCCATGCAAGTTAAATAATCCTAAAGGCCCGTTGGTGGATGGAGATGTCATTGTGTGAAACGCATTACACATCAATGTatcgtgggggggggggggggtgtctgtTTCAAGACAGGATTTGTTCAGTCATGTATGTCTGCAGTTCTAACTGCCCAAAGCACAAGGTAATTTGTATGCTTAGAGTTTGTAGTTTAACATTTTCCTAAATGTGACCTAAGGATTAACATGATAAGACTGTAATAATCACTGTAGTCATATACGAGTCGTGTTTATAATCATTTGAGCAGTTTTTGTACTGAAGAACTTTTGAAGTTGTGTAACAAATTGTGGTTCAAAGATGTtcagaaatgacagaaatagTTATAGTTTGATAGTAAACATCTGCAGATATTTTTACATCAGATTCAGATAACTGAATACATTTGATTTGGCGACAGAAGCAAAGAAgcaataagaaa
The sequence above is a segment of the Anoplopoma fimbria isolate UVic2021 breed Golden Eagle Sablefish chromosome 12, Afim_UVic_2022, whole genome shotgun sequence genome. Coding sequences within it:
- the sort1b gene encoding sortilin 1b, giving the protein MGLLLRSILLLSLTTFAACIDFQQGSKPFAQSFLRRSNIEEKAANIIKRSLPAWLSASPKHEIKRRSAEQGDTCKALQGYDTKLADNTHSYTFNDLSGSVSLAWVGDGTGVILALTTFQVPFFMIRLGQSKLYRSENYGKSFEDVTNLINNTFIRSEFGIAIGNSGKVILTGEVSGGYVSRLFVSNDFGKSFTPRDLTFTPQSQITYNPDNSNVLLALSNSYELWLSEDVGTNWKKIHDMVCLVKWGRKNTIFFTANHNGSCSDRGMLELKRTTDYGKNIKTVASKIYSFGQGGRFLFASVMTGKGTLRMIHVSVDQGETWNMAQLPPVGHEQFYSILAANDEMVFMHVDEPGDTGFGTIYVSDDRGTVYSKSLERHLYTTTGGDTDFTNVTSLRGVFITSVLAEDNSVQSVVSFDQGGEWVPLRKPANTKCDATAKDPDKCSLHIHAAYSTAMRLNIPMLPLSEPNAVGLILAHGSVGDSISVMKPDVYVSDDGGYTWIKALVGPHHYAILDSGGLLVAVEQSPTQPINTIKFSTDEGQCWRVYNFTKDPIYFTGLASEPGARSMNVSVWGYRDSLLSQYWISTTIDFRELLTRDCGDTDYVQWLAHSDDISDPKDGCMLGYKEKFLRLRKDSVCWNGRDYQVNTEPTLCQCTLDDFLCDFGYYRQENSSECVEQPDLKGKVLEFCLQGKEELLQTSGYRKIPGDKCEGGKMPERKEIDLSKRCVSDLVAPELLIDTRSSKSVAIVVTVIIIMLLSIAAGVVFVKKYVCGGRFLVHRYSVLQQHVEDNAVDGMDDPLETNHTQNGKIEFHDDSDEDLLE